The sequence ACGTCGCCGCGGCAACTACCCAGTGGCTGTGGCGAGACATCCTGTCCAGCCAGGCTCGATAGGTTCGGGCTGCTGGCACGAGACGGTCATGCTCGAAATCGTTCCGGGTGAACCCTAATCCTTCCATCATCGTCAGGAAAAGTTCAGGGTGGGACTGTCCCAGTGAGAGTCCACCGGTTTCTTCTTCGTAGATGTTTTCGGCCAGCATATGGCGGACTGAAGGAGGAGGGTTCTTTCCCAAGATCCGCGCTAAGAAGACAGGAAAGTCTCGAACATATACGGCGTACTCATGCTGAAAGTGGGCTCTGAGCTGGGCCTTGCTGAGAAGGCCTGAGGAAAAATGTTCCCAGGCCCAGTGATGTTTCCTATCCATGATGGTGAGGAGAGATTCAAGGAACGAGGATTTTTTCATGCCCATAGC is a genomic window of Candidatus Nitrospira kreftii containing:
- a CDS encoding hypothetical protein (conserved protein of unknown function) encodes the protein MAMGMKKSSFLESLLTIMDRKHHWAWEHFSSGLLSKAQLRAHFQHEYAVYVRDFPVFLARILGKNPPPSVRHMLAENIYEEETGGLSLGQSHPELFLTMMEGLGFTRNDFEHDRLVPAARTYRAWLDRMSRHSHWVVAAATFTVFVEGSVKDRQELRATSKKSHAKDLDSIVRRHPLVRYHGVSPKHMGLVRAHQLVEAGHRHDAYDMVVNYTPPALRPVVLASVTKSLALWLNYRDAVAKACGIPKPS